From Polyodon spathula isolate WHYD16114869_AA chromosome 54, ASM1765450v1, whole genome shotgun sequence, one genomic window encodes:
- the LOC121307186 gene encoding myeloid-associated differentiation marker homolog, translating to MPAISPAFSSSPLLFARLAAVLFTCVTFSLVVHCGSYGGGSGDWCLFCWCFSFVGSLVVLLVEVLGLQSRAPVSWRNFPITFATYAALFCLSASIIYPLYFLKDQYGSSGSSRDYRIAASVFSCLATLAYVVEVSLSRARPGEVAGYMATAPGLLKVCETFVACVIFVFLDHAYERHAALKWCLAVYCICFIVSATVIVLCVGECTGCLPFPFDRFLSAYALLAALLYGTATIIWPLFNFDSNHLAVRRDRSCGQGRSLCLWETLVAVSVLTALNFLLYLADLFYSARLVFIKV from the coding sequence ATGCCTGCGATCAGCCCCGCGTTCAGCTCGTCCCCGCTGCTCTTTGCACGCCTGGCGGCCGTGCTCTTCACCTGCGTGACATTCAGCCTAGTGGTGCACTGCGGGAGTTACGGTGGTGGCTCGGGGGACTGGTGCCTGTTCTGCTGGTGTTTCAGCTTCGTGGGCAGCCTGGTCGTGCTGCTGGTGGAAGTGCTGGGGCTGCAGAGCCGCGCGCCCGTCTCCTGGCGCAACTTCCCCATCACCTTCGCCACATACGCAGCACTGTTCTGCCTCTCAGCCTCCATCATCTACCCGCTTTACTTCTTGAAGGACCAGTATGGCTCCTCGGGGAGCAGTAGGGACTACCGCATCGCTGCCTCCGTGTTCTCCTGCCTGGCGACGCTGGCGTACGTGGTGGAGGTGTCCCTGAGCCGGGCTCGGCCCGGGGAGGTGGCAGGGTACATGGCGACCGCGCCGGGGCTGCTGAAGGTGTGCGAGACCTTCGTGGCGTGCGTGATCTTCGTGTTCCTGGACCACGCCTACGAGCGCCACGCCGCTCTGAAGTGGTGCCTGGCGGTGTACTGCATCTGCTTCATCGTGTCGGCCACGGTGATCGTGCTCTGCGTGGGCGAGTGCACCGGCTGCCTGCCCTTCCCCTTTGACCGCTTCCTGAGTGCCTACGCCCTGCTGGCGGCGCTCCTGTACGGCACGGCCACCATCATCTGGCCCCTCTTCAACTTCGACAGCAACCACCTGGCTGTGCGGCGCGACCGCTCCTGTGGGCAGGGCCGCTCCCTCTGCTTATGGGAGACGCTTGTTGCCGTCTCAGTTCTCACCGCGCTAAACTTCCTGCTCTACCTCGCTGACCTCTTCTACTCAGCTAGGCTGGTCTTTATCAAGGTTTAG
- the LOC121307279 gene encoding zinc finger protein 665-like, producing MDSGWSLSALVSPNPGGGTPTGHQQQEAEEESLTVAGRGKRRSLFPKIGMSKFQNLGDQGYRRRHRSETGRQKFEKKRCRKFGASFIDQFSIRQDLGSDSDSDIEGEEETEDDLKDDLVGEDLEEDHEQQDRKSGEVRLFLNDRIMKSKLWKKDDETETQFPNFERRILIPGTGVKLSELGLELEGSESEDLGDPGDVRELEYLEEEDEEEGVKGEFLGDGSIDEHGPHVHYNKRKTADYFSSLIAGKGAFFPGKLVKSNRNKKTKLPFPSKCSTNVAAFGSSKLQSRVAVKNLNRFPRGDGMERGEEETCFINEFGMAHPSNHLQIKGERDDIEEERGHDPTEDSTGVKAHKNKMLLISSARPSRKLQGERLASDSFSNRVVKVVPRILSGCQNSQDSKSSVKSENNEDGHNNTEDLDGMEKLETGFSVKSERPKACCRVIDREFVKMEEEEEGGGKDLEGLEEEKESVFINELGQEEKQQQEEEEEEGGKGDEAFSEGEEEEEEGEISEFDEDLEEDEEGEEPEKKPDRRRTEKNRRTSDPETEASPEGPSKEELFHCSVCEQTFRFKSGLKRHFARHTVAKPFPCSRCPKTFKHSFNLSSHLRTHSGDKPYVCPLWQKGFWDSTGLLHHQVVHTGERTHQCPVCESRFSLWSNLQRHVRRMHKLGNETEPSSSASIPTSSPTLFSLHPCADCPKTFSTASNLKKHRSLAHGEGEGPPARPRPHPCDLCGKAFRQRWELERHFMLHAGTRPHSCHECPKSFSTKSALARHGLTHRNERPFPCGLCGKAFGSARYLKAHLETHREGTPYGCDVCHRCYGLASSLRKHKRRHQRASRLEEAIERAGGAGSGSLYCCPDCRLAFPAPEELRSHSCPRPKKPKEPGREACLCSECGKTFSSSSTLRRHFPIHTGEKPFHCASCPKRFRTACLLRLHSRVHSEARPFACPLCAKTFRFQGALQRHRLVHERRRQAPEPEPDPRKRHACPQCPKRFRSPRELRRHLLVHTGEKPYECELCGKSFKQESYLKYHRLLHADEKPFHCGQCEKSFISPYHLSRHIKDVHKVKA from the coding sequence ATGGATTCTGGCTGGAGCCTATCTGCCCTCGTCTCCCCAAACCCGGGGGGAGGAACCCCGACAGGGCACCAACAGCAGGAAGCAGAAGAAGAATCACTCACAGTAGCAGGAAGGGGAAAGAGACGCTCGCTGTTCCCAAAAATCGGAATGTCCAAATTCCAAAACCTCGGAGACCAGGGTTACAGAAGGAGGCACAGATCAGAGACCGGCAGACAGAAATTCGAAAAGAAACGTTGCAGAAAATTCGGAGCCAGTTTCATCGACCAGTTCAGCATTCGTCAGGATCTGGGAAGCGATTCCGACTCAGATATCGAGGGAGAGGAAGAGACCGAGGATGATCTAAAAGATGATTTGGTAGGAGAGGATTTAGAAGAAGACCACGAGCAACAGGACAGGAAATCCGGAGAGGTCAGGCTTTTCCTGAACGACAGGATCATGAAGTCGAAGCTCTGGAAGAAAGACGACGAGACAGAGACTCAATTCCCAAACTTTGAGCGCAGGATCTTAATCCCGGGAACGGGGGTCAAGCTTTCCGAGCTGGGGTTGGAATTGGAAGGTTCGGAATCGGAGGATTTGGGGGACCCCGGGGATGTGAGGGAGCTGGAATATttggaggaggaggatgaagaggagggGGTGAAGGGGGAGTTTCTAGGAGATGGTTCTATTGACGAGCACGGTCCGCACGTCCACTACAACAAACGCAAGACGGCGGACTACTTCTCCAGCCTGATCGCTGGCAAAGGGGCTTTCTTTCCAGGGAAACTTGTCAAATCAAATCGTAATAAAAAAACTAAGCTTCCCTTTCCTTCCAAGTGTTCCACGAACGTCGCTGCTTTCGGGAGCAGCAAGCTGCAGAGCCGCGTGGCCGTCAAAAACCTGAACAGATTTCCCAGAGGTGACgggatggagagaggggaggaggagacgTGTTTTATAAACGAGTTCGGAATGGCGCATCCTTCAAACCACCTGCAGATAAAGGGAGAGAGGGACGATATAGAGGAGGAAAGGGGCCATGATCCCACGGAGGACAGCACAGGAGTAAAGGCACATAAAAATAAGATGCTGCTGATCTCCTCAGCCAGACCAAGCAGAAAACTACAGGGAGAGAGACTAGCGTCCGACAGCTTCTCCAACAGGGTTGTAAAAGTGGTCCCTAGGATCTTGTCCGGATGCCAGAACTCGCAGGACAGTAAGTCCTCAGTGAAGTCAGAAAATAATGAAGATGGCCATAATAATACAGAAGATTTAGATGGGATGGAGAAATTGGAGACAGGCTTTTCGGTGAAATCGGAAAGGCCAAAAGCTTGTTGTAGAGTCATCGATAGGGAATTTGTCAagatggaggaggaggaagaaggagGAGGAAAGGATTTGGAAGGACTGGAGGAAGAGAAGGAATCAGTTTTCATTAATGAGCTGGGTCAggaggaaaagcagcagcaggaggaggaggaggaggagggtggaAAGGGGGATGAAGCCTTTTctgaaggggaggaggaggaggaggagggggagattTCAGAATTTGATGAGGATTTAGAAGAAGACGAGGAAGGAGAGGAGCCAGAAAAAAAACCAGACCGACGGAGAACCGAAAAAAATCGGAGAACCTCCGACCCTGAAACCGAAGCCTCCCCCGAGGGCCCCAGCAAGGAGGAGCTGTTCCACTGCTCCGTGTGCGAGCAGACCTTCCGTTTCAAGTCCGGTCTGAAGCGCCACTTTGCGCGGCACACGGTGGCCAAGCCCTTCCCCTGCTCGCGCTGCCCTAAGACCTTCAAGCACTCCTTTAACCTTTCCTCGCACCTGCGCACTCACTCCGGGGACAAACCCTACGTCTGCCCGCTCTGGCAGAAGGGCTTCTGGGACTCCACCGGGCTGCTGCACCACCAGGTGGTGCACACTGGGGAGCGGACGCACCAGTGCCCCGTCTGCGAGAGCCGCTTCTCCCTGTGGAGCAACCTGCAACGACACGTGCGACGCATGCACAAGCTGGGGAATGAGACCGAACCCTCCTCGTCGGCATCCATCCCCACCTCGTCACCGACCCTCTTCAGCCTCCACCCCTGTGCCGACTGCCCCAAGACCTTCAGCACCGCCAGCAACCTCAAGAAACACCGCAGCCTGGCGCACGGGGAAGGGGAGGGCCCCCCTGCCCGGCCCCGCCCTCATCCCTGCGATCTCTGTGGCAAGGCTTTCCGGCAGCGCTGGGAGCTGGAACGCCACTTCATGCTGCACGCCGGCACGCGCCCCCACTCCTGCCACGAGTGCCCCAAGAGCTTCTCCACGAAGAGCGCCCTGGCACGCCACGGCCTGACGCACCGTAACGAGAGGCCCTTCCCCTGCGGGCTGTGCGGGAAGGCCTTCGGGAGCGCGCGCTACCTGAAGGCGCATCTCGAGACGCACCGCGAGGGGACCCCCTACGGGTGCGACGTGTGCCACCGCTGCTACGGCCTGGCCTCCAGCCTGCGCAAGCACAAGAGGAGGCACCAGCGCGCCTCGCGGCTCGAGGAGGCCATCGAGAGGGCTGGCGGGGCGGGTTCTGGGAGCCTCTACTGCTGCCCCGACTGCCGCCTTGCCTTCCCCGCGCCGGAGGAGCTCCGGTCGCACTCCTGCCCACGCCCCAAGAAACCAAAAGAGCCAGGCAGGGAGGCGTGCCTGTGCAGCGAGTGCGGGAAGACCTTCTCCAGCTCCTCCACGCTGCGCCGGCACTTCCCCATCCACACGGGCGAGAAGCCCTTTCACTGCGCCTCCTGCCCCAAGCGCTTCCGCACAGCCTGCCTCCTGCGCCTGCACAGCCGGGTGCACAGTGAGGCGCGCCCCTTCGCCTGTCCGCTCTGCGCCAAGACCTTCCGCTTTCAGGGGGCGCTGCAGAGGCACCGGCTGGTCCACGAGCGTCGCCGGCAGGCCCCCGAGCCCGAACCCGACCCGCGCAAGAGGCACGCCTGCCCCCAGTGCCCCAAGCGGTTCCGCAGCCCCCGCGAGCTCCGGCGCCACCTGCTGGTGCACACAGGTGAGAAGCCCTACGAGTGCGAGctctgtgggaagagcttcaagCAGGAGTCCTACCTGAAATACCACCGCCTGCTGCACGCCGACGAGAAGCCCTTCCACTGCGGGCAGTGCGAGAAGAGCTTCATCTCGCCCTACCACCTAAGCAGGCACATCAAAGACGTGCACAAGGTGAAGGCTTAG